The Nonlabens spongiae genome contains a region encoding:
- a CDS encoding DUF5686 and carboxypeptidase regulatory-like domain-containing protein yields MKHIYLTAIVILIFSAFAKAQLTGALTDQNNNPIAFASIYVKGTYTGTTTNADGTYLLQLPEFQTYEIVFQSLGYKTENRTVDYREKNQRLDIQLTEEVAKLDEVVVNSDENPADRVIREAIARRKFNKNKTDRYTAKFYSRGLWSMEDVPEKFLGQEIGDLDGSLDSLTRSGIIYLSETFSEIAYEAPNNFKERITASKISGDDNGFSVNSAEEANFNFYENNIDLNNRIVSPIADYAFNYYRYKLLGTYYDENQFLINKIQVSSKRPKDNTFDGIIYIVEDQWTISGLELTTTGENINVPPIEKLTFNQDFTYDQNTEYWVKRSQSIDFAFKFLGFQGNGRFIANYTDYDFNPQFEKKYFGAEVLRVEADANKKDSLFWVNRRPIPLTEIEQKDYIKKDSISAVRNDPKYKDSVDHVRNRFGKLDLFTGYTYRDSNERSRWSYDGLITPEAFKGFNTVQGFVLGTGLSYSKGFDERYNRYFYAGADFEYGFSDDRLRYTADLNYRFNRTNRRTLSLSGGTRVFQINNSEPISNFENTVSSLFFERNFAKFYEADYIRAGYSEEIANGFYLSGALSYEKRQGLNNTTDQVWFPWDDYEYTSNNPLPLDDNNSAFIEDHEIAKALINLTIRPGQKYQNYPDGKYNIRNEKYPSINVRYEGGFAGSEDGLDFHQLSGSIWQSFDMGNLGRSSYWVNGGTFFNADDVSIVDYQHFNGNQLRIKTAALNPYGFGLLNYYGYSTNESYAQVHLQHDFKGYILGKIPGINQLNYDLILSGKALYTERKPYFEVSAGIDNIGLGKFRPFRIDYVHSITSDRSFGSFILGINVPF; encoded by the coding sequence ATGAAGCACATCTACCTGACCGCAATAGTTATATTGATTTTTTCCGCTTTCGCGAAAGCGCAATTAACAGGCGCCCTTACCGACCAGAACAACAACCCCATAGCCTTTGCCAGCATCTACGTTAAGGGAACCTACACCGGCACCACAACCAATGCCGATGGAACCTACCTCCTGCAACTACCAGAATTCCAGACTTACGAGATCGTTTTTCAATCATTGGGTTACAAAACCGAAAACCGTACGGTAGATTATCGGGAGAAAAATCAGCGGCTGGACATACAGTTGACTGAAGAAGTAGCAAAACTTGACGAGGTAGTGGTGAACAGCGATGAAAATCCAGCAGATCGCGTGATACGTGAAGCCATCGCGAGACGCAAATTCAACAAAAACAAAACAGACCGCTACACCGCAAAGTTTTACTCACGAGGTCTGTGGAGCATGGAAGATGTTCCCGAAAAATTTCTAGGTCAGGAAATAGGCGATCTAGATGGATCGCTGGATTCACTGACTCGCAGCGGGATCATCTATCTATCAGAGACATTCTCTGAAATCGCTTATGAAGCGCCTAATAATTTTAAAGAACGCATCACCGCAAGTAAAATAAGTGGAGATGATAATGGTTTTAGCGTAAACAGTGCTGAGGAAGCCAATTTTAATTTCTACGAAAACAACATAGACCTCAATAATCGCATCGTTTCACCTATTGCAGATTATGCTTTTAATTATTACAGGTACAAGCTGCTGGGTACTTATTATGATGAGAATCAATTTTTGATCAATAAGATCCAAGTCAGTTCAAAAAGACCTAAGGACAACACCTTTGACGGGATAATTTACATCGTAGAAGATCAGTGGACTATTTCTGGCCTTGAATTGACCACAACTGGTGAAAATATCAATGTGCCTCCTATCGAAAAGTTGACTTTTAATCAAGATTTTACCTATGATCAAAATACGGAGTACTGGGTAAAACGATCTCAAAGCATTGATTTTGCATTTAAATTTTTAGGATTTCAGGGGAATGGAAGATTCATCGCAAACTATACCGATTATGATTTTAATCCGCAGTTTGAAAAAAAGTACTTTGGTGCTGAAGTATTGCGCGTAGAAGCAGACGCCAATAAAAAAGACAGTTTATTCTGGGTAAATCGCAGACCTATCCCACTAACTGAAATCGAGCAAAAGGATTACATCAAAAAAGACAGCATAAGTGCTGTGCGCAACGATCCTAAATATAAAGATAGTGTGGATCATGTACGCAATAGATTTGGAAAGCTGGATTTATTCACAGGTTACACCTATCGTGATAGCAACGAGCGCAGCCGCTGGTCGTATGATGGTTTGATCACACCAGAGGCTTTCAAAGGATTCAATACGGTACAAGGTTTTGTCTTGGGAACAGGCCTCTCCTATTCCAAAGGTTTTGACGAGCGCTATAACCGCTATTTCTATGCCGGTGCTGATTTTGAATATGGATTTTCTGACGATCGCTTGAGGTATACCGCAGATCTTAATTATCGTTTTAATAGAACGAATCGCCGTACCCTTTCCCTTTCAGGAGGAACACGGGTATTTCAGATTAATAACTCTGAGCCTATCAGTAATTTTGAGAACACCGTTTCTTCGTTATTCTTTGAACGCAACTTTGCTAAATTCTATGAAGCTGACTATATAAGAGCAGGCTATTCAGAAGAAATTGCCAATGGTTTTTACCTCTCAGGAGCTTTGTCCTATGAAAAACGACAAGGTTTGAACAATACAACTGACCAAGTTTGGTTCCCATGGGATGATTATGAATACACCAGTAATAATCCGTTACCGCTGGATGACAATAATTCTGCTTTCATTGAAGATCATGAAATCGCAAAAGCACTAATCAATCTAACTATCAGACCTGGCCAGAAATATCAGAACTACCCAGACGGGAAATATAATATCAGAAATGAAAAGTACCCTTCTATCAATGTGCGCTATGAGGGCGGTTTTGCAGGAAGTGAAGATGGACTGGACTTCCATCAGTTGAGTGGTAGCATCTGGCAAAGCTTTGATATGGGAAATCTAGGTCGTAGCAGCTACTGGGTAAACGGTGGTACATTCTTCAATGCAGATGATGTCAGCATTGTGGATTATCAGCATTTCAATGGAAATCAATTACGTATAAAAACTGCAGCTTTGAACCCTTATGGCTTTGGATTGCTGAATTATTACGGTTACAGCACCAACGAAAGCTATGCACAGGTACACCTCCAGCATGACTTCAAAGGTTACATTCTAGGAAAGATCCCTGGAATCAATCAGCTGAACTATGACTTAATCTTAAGCGGTAAAGCTCTATATACCGAGCGTAAACCCTACTTTGAAGTGAGTGCTGGGATCGATAACATTGGATTAGGTAAGTTCAGACCTTTCAGAATCGACTATGTGCACAGCATTACCAGTGATCGCAGTTTTGGTAGTTTCATTTTGGGGATCAATGTGCCGTTTTAA
- a CDS encoding RDD family protein, whose protein sequence is MKSIDKSTRLTNYLIDFILIYILWYVLIVIIDGSNYFSLFYLTTFVYYLVLEYVFQQTIGKMVTKTKVIYNQGGKPEIFRTILRSLFRLVPIDVISYLFGTEIGINDSWSFTRIVYVNEN, encoded by the coding sequence ATGAAATCCATTGATAAATCGACCAGACTGACCAATTATTTGATTGATTTTATACTTATTTATATTCTTTGGTACGTATTGATCGTTATTATAGATGGCTCCAATTATTTCTCATTGTTCTACTTAACTACTTTTGTTTACTATTTAGTTTTAGAGTATGTTTTTCAACAGACTATCGGCAAGATGGTTACAAAGACAAAAGTCATTTATAACCAGGGAGGAAAACCTGAAATTTTTAGAACGATTTTGAGAAGCCTTTTTAGGTTGGTACCTATTGACGTTATTTCTTATTTGTTTGGAACGGAGATAGGAATAAATGATTCCTGGTCTTTCACTAGAATCGTTTATGTCAACGAAAACTGA
- a CDS encoding glycosyltransferase family 4 protein, with protein sequence MARSLLIISYYWPPAGGPGVQRWLKFTTYLQQMGYDLNLIIPENPDYPVLDESLLSEIPRGLNIIEVPIFEPSRLLSSLSRKRTKNLQRGIIKKKQSLVERWVIWARGNLFVPDARVGWKHRVVKVAAEFIAKNPESTVITTGPPHSVHLNGLDLKRKFSQIKWLADFRDPWTTIGYHHKLRLGKSARQKHENLEQKVLNQADRVVVTSPHTQQEFEQKTTKPVAVVTNGYDIQPNENIQQPSGKFKLSHVGTLLSDRNPQVLWAVLSELCDENSSFCNDLELHLAGNVSEEILRSIESHLPSKVLKRHGYLNHEDAIELMYESQILLLIEINSEITKAIIPGKIFEYLASRRPIVALGPAGADIEQIIEYNHAGSYFSYQDHTELKAELFRLYNLYKSGNNSGNSIDFFREYHRSQTTQQLAAEIEKMWE encoded by the coding sequence TTGGCGCGTAGCTTACTCATTATCAGTTATTACTGGCCTCCAGCAGGTGGTCCCGGCGTTCAAAGGTGGTTGAAGTTCACGACCTACCTACAGCAAATGGGATATGATTTGAATCTGATTATTCCTGAAAATCCAGACTATCCTGTTTTGGATGAAAGTTTGTTGTCTGAGATACCTAGAGGGCTAAACATTATTGAAGTGCCTATTTTTGAACCGAGTAGATTATTGAGTTCGCTTTCGCGAAAGCGTACCAAAAACTTACAACGAGGCATCATCAAAAAAAAGCAGTCTCTCGTAGAACGATGGGTCATTTGGGCACGTGGTAATTTGTTTGTTCCAGATGCTCGAGTAGGATGGAAGCACAGGGTAGTAAAAGTCGCGGCTGAATTCATTGCTAAAAATCCCGAATCTACTGTAATAACGACGGGACCACCACATTCAGTACATTTAAACGGCCTGGATTTAAAAAGGAAATTCTCTCAAATCAAGTGGCTTGCAGATTTCCGTGATCCCTGGACTACAATAGGGTATCACCACAAATTGCGGTTAGGAAAATCTGCTCGGCAAAAGCATGAAAATTTAGAACAAAAAGTTTTAAATCAGGCAGATCGAGTAGTGGTGACCAGCCCTCATACCCAACAAGAATTTGAACAAAAGACCACAAAACCAGTCGCGGTAGTCACAAATGGCTACGACATCCAGCCCAATGAAAACATTCAACAACCGAGCGGAAAATTCAAACTCTCCCACGTAGGAACTCTTCTTTCAGACCGTAATCCACAGGTATTATGGGCTGTTTTAAGTGAGCTTTGCGATGAGAATAGCAGTTTCTGCAACGATCTAGAATTGCATCTTGCTGGTAACGTAAGTGAAGAAATTTTAAGAAGTATTGAGAGTCACTTACCCTCAAAAGTTTTGAAGCGTCACGGTTATTTGAATCATGAAGATGCGATTGAGCTCATGTATGAATCTCAAATACTTTTGCTCATAGAAATTAACTCTGAAATTACAAAAGCGATCATCCCAGGGAAGATTTTTGAATACCTGGCCAGTAGGCGACCTATTGTCGCCTTAGGACCTGCAGGGGCTGATATTGAGCAAATTATCGAGTATAATCATGCTGGAAGTTATTTCAGTTATCAGGATCACACCGAACTAAAAGCGGAATTGTTCAGACTGTACAATCTGTACAAATCAGGTAATAACAGTGGTAATTCAATAGACTTTTTTCGTGAATATCATCGCTCGCAAACCACTCAGCAACTCGCTGCCGAAATTGAGAAAATGTGGGAATAG
- the smpB gene encoding SsrA-binding protein SmpB produces MEFKKNIQIKNRKARFEYEILDKYIAGIVLVGTEIKAIRLGKASIAEGFCEFKNGELWVVNMTIQEYSHASYFNHNPKQVRKLLLNKRELKKLEKEVTSSGNTIVPLLLFIDDNGRAKLQIALAKGKKLHDKRDTIKDRDNKRRLDSIKKAYR; encoded by the coding sequence ATGGAATTTAAGAAAAATATACAGATCAAGAACCGCAAGGCGCGCTTTGAATATGAGATACTTGATAAGTATATCGCTGGGATTGTTTTGGTGGGTACTGAGATCAAAGCAATACGACTGGGTAAAGCGAGTATTGCGGAGGGATTTTGCGAGTTTAAAAATGGCGAACTCTGGGTAGTAAACATGACCATACAAGAGTACAGCCACGCTTCATACTTCAACCACAATCCTAAGCAGGTGCGCAAATTGTTGCTTAACAAACGCGAACTCAAAAAGCTGGAGAAGGAAGTCACCAGTTCTGGAAACACTATTGTTCCTTTACTTCTTTTCATTGACGATAATGGGCGTGCAAAACTGCAGATTGCGCTTGCTAAAGGGAAAAAGCTTCATGACAAGCGTGATACCATAAAAGATCGCGACAACAAGCGCCGTCTGGACAGTATCAAAAAGGCCTACAGGTAG
- a CDS encoding 2OG-Fe(II) oxygenase, whose amino-acid sequence MEEYHALDRWLSWMDELALNDYVIIDDFLREDRLNVLQAFFKEHLEAFTKAGIGALNDQMIRSDIRGDFTYWLDRKRDTPLDSIWSLIDETIHIYNRYCYLGLSGYEFHLAHYPTGGHYDKHLDQFNNRNNRTISMIFYLNKNWQKGDGGELEIYQEDGSTLLVEPLEARCVMFKSAVVPHAVLASNKPRYSLTGWLLQQPSKLGQFSLT is encoded by the coding sequence TTGGAAGAATACCACGCTTTAGATCGCTGGTTGTCCTGGATGGATGAATTGGCTCTTAATGATTATGTAATTATTGATGATTTCTTGAGGGAAGATCGGCTTAATGTATTGCAAGCTTTTTTTAAAGAACATCTGGAAGCATTTACAAAAGCCGGCATCGGAGCCTTGAACGATCAAATGATCCGTTCTGATATAAGAGGTGACTTTACCTATTGGCTAGACAGAAAAAGAGACACGCCACTCGATTCTATCTGGAGTCTCATAGATGAAACTATCCATATTTATAACAGATACTGTTATTTGGGGCTGTCGGGTTATGAATTTCATTTAGCCCACTACCCTACCGGTGGACATTACGATAAGCACCTGGACCAATTCAATAATAGAAATAACCGTACGATCAGTATGATTTTTTATCTGAATAAGAATTGGCAAAAAGGTGATGGCGGTGAATTGGAAATTTATCAAGAAGACGGCTCCACGTTACTGGTAGAACCACTTGAGGCGCGCTGTGTAATGTTCAAAAGTGCGGTTGTCCCACATGCAGTTTTGGCTTCAAATAAGCCGCGGTACAGTCTGACCGGCTGGTTGTTGCAGCAGCCTTCAAAGTTGGGTCAGTTTTCGTTGACATAA
- a CDS encoding lipopolysaccharide biosynthesis protein encodes MGIVIKHSAWNLGLTILGFLLGAANTLLLATNFLDDDYYGLWGYVLSTAFLLFPLMSFGIHNTLVKFYSSYTTVDERDAFLSVMLILPLIVVLPGALLIYVFQEQIIDLITKVNEMVGDYVWHIVIIAVFQAYFEVFYAWVKVHMKTIGGNFIKEVFYRFAATILLIAVMFDWITQSQFIDSLVLVYALRCIIMMVMAFRTYKPKLQIRKTAFTRRIFDYSLLMIIAGSVGTALIDLDKYMINQYLSIDTISYYGVAVYIATVIAIPARGMSQITFPLAAQYLNQNKTQELEKLYKRSSLNLSIISGFLMVVILCNVQEFYNLLPPEFSVAIPVVFIISSVKFTENLLGSNNAILYNSDLYRVTLWLGLALALVAVALNLLLIPLYGIYGAAISTSIAFIGYAFAKAGYVYYKLHLNPWTSKTWMSLGLIAVTILGFVFWDFAINTYINIALKTLLLGGFYIGAVYALRLSSEINGMINNIVRKVF; translated from the coding sequence GTGGGAATAGTTATTAAACATAGCGCATGGAATTTAGGCCTGACCATTCTGGGCTTCTTGCTGGGAGCGGCAAACACGCTGCTGCTCGCCACAAATTTTTTGGATGACGATTACTACGGGCTTTGGGGTTATGTACTGTCTACGGCGTTTTTGCTGTTTCCTTTGATGAGTTTTGGTATACACAATACCCTAGTCAAGTTTTACAGCAGCTACACGACTGTAGACGAGCGCGATGCATTCCTATCTGTTATGCTGATTTTGCCTTTGATCGTTGTGCTGCCAGGAGCATTATTGATCTATGTATTTCAGGAACAAATCATTGACTTGATTACAAAAGTCAATGAAATGGTGGGAGACTATGTGTGGCATATCGTGATCATTGCCGTATTTCAAGCCTATTTTGAAGTTTTTTACGCTTGGGTAAAAGTGCACATGAAAACCATAGGTGGTAATTTCATTAAGGAGGTTTTTTACCGTTTTGCAGCTACGATTTTACTCATTGCAGTCATGTTTGACTGGATCACTCAGTCACAATTTATTGATAGTCTGGTACTTGTTTATGCGCTGCGATGCATCATTATGATGGTAATGGCTTTCAGGACCTACAAGCCGAAATTACAGATTAGAAAAACTGCCTTCACGCGGAGAATTTTTGATTATTCTCTGCTTATGATTATTGCAGGATCTGTGGGTACGGCGCTGATTGATCTGGACAAATACATGATCAACCAGTACTTGAGTATAGATACGATAAGTTATTATGGGGTAGCGGTTTATATAGCAACAGTCATTGCCATTCCCGCTCGAGGTATGAGTCAAATCACCTTCCCGCTGGCGGCACAATATCTCAATCAAAATAAGACTCAAGAACTGGAAAAACTATATAAGCGCAGCTCCCTCAACCTGAGTATTATTTCGGGTTTTTTGATGGTTGTTATTTTGTGTAATGTCCAAGAGTTTTACAATTTGCTCCCACCTGAATTTAGCGTTGCCATACCGGTTGTTTTCATCATTTCGAGTGTCAAGTTCACAGAAAACCTTTTGGGGAGCAACAATGCGATACTTTACAATTCAGATCTTTATCGGGTGACTTTGTGGTTGGGTCTTGCACTTGCTTTGGTGGCGGTGGCACTTAATTTATTATTGATACCACTTTATGGCATTTACGGTGCAGCGATTTCAACGAGTATTGCTTTTATAGGTTACGCTTTCGCGAAAGCGGGATATGTATACTACAAACTTCACTTGAATCCTTGGACTTCCAAAACATGGATGTCACTGGGACTCATCGCGGTGACTATTTTAGGCTTTGTGTTTTGGGATTTTGCGATCAATACTTACATCAACATAGCTCTGAAGACGCTGCTGTTAGGAGGTTTCTACATAGGCGCCGTGTATGCACTACGCTTATCGTCTGAAATAAATGGTATGATTAACAACATTGTTAGGAAAGTGTTTTAA
- a CDS encoding YfhO family protein, with amino-acid sequence MKIDFKKIIPHAIAFLLFIIAALAYFHPVLSGKKIYQSDIVQYRGNARQIIDFRENQGEELLWTDTIFGGMPTYQLGVRYEYDLIDQLDRVIRFLPRPADYLFLYLISFYILGLVLKIPWKYSILGALFFGFSTYMIIILGVGHNSKAHAIAYMPMVLASIIMVFQKRYLVGFICMALFMALQIQANHLQMTYYLMFAVIILGIVYFIDAYKKGLLKHYFKSIGILVGAVVIALGTNAANLLTTSEYTGESTRGKSPISINAQGESISTDSGLDYDYITQYSYGFVETINMLIPRFVGGGSGMRPEEDSNTVAYLTSLGLPKAQAMQFAESGVPMYWGDQPIVEAPAYMGAGVIFLAILALFLLEGKLIKWAVGVSLFAVIIAWGKNVDWLTQFLIGYMPLWNKFRAITSVLVLIELCFPLLAMAGLYCLFVKKIPSQEKLKAVLYSSAIVGGLCALFAVLGKSIFDFTSPYDINFIQEDQLGLPFVKAIREDRWVLMRDDSLRSLLIIGLITGILYLTLKEKIKQNLALVLIGAVCLFDLVDFNLNYVNADSFISAREYDNIFPEYGADKAIQKDPSHFRVYDLTTDPVTSSRASNFHHALGGYHPAKPARFNNLVDFYLRDEQGRMGVDENTIEILSMFNVKYFIQEQEDGVKPIENPLNLGPAWFVNEVIPVSNQNEEILSLRNLKGDAVAFITQEEQEKINLTKVGKDSSATIELTSYHPEKLVYSTQNSKDGLAVFAEMYYPHGWKATVDGQEVPIARVNYTLRGVMVPAGNHEIELTFEPQVVKTGTYVMLGSNILLVICLGLIVFWKVKNKE; translated from the coding sequence ATGAAGATTGATTTCAAGAAAATCATCCCGCACGCAATAGCGTTTCTATTATTCATCATTGCCGCGCTAGCCTATTTCCATCCGGTTCTAAGCGGTAAAAAAATCTACCAGAGCGACATTGTTCAGTACCGCGGTAACGCCCGTCAGATCATTGATTTTAGAGAAAATCAAGGGGAGGAACTGCTATGGACTGATACCATTTTTGGCGGTATGCCCACCTACCAGCTTGGTGTGCGTTATGAATATGATTTGATCGATCAATTGGATCGCGTGATCCGTTTTCTTCCTAGACCGGCAGACTATCTTTTTCTCTATCTTATAAGTTTTTATATACTGGGCCTTGTGCTTAAAATTCCCTGGAAATACTCGATTCTGGGAGCCTTGTTTTTTGGATTTTCTACCTACATGATCATTATCCTAGGTGTAGGACACAACTCAAAGGCGCACGCCATAGCTTACATGCCCATGGTGCTTGCCAGTATCATCATGGTTTTTCAAAAACGGTATCTGGTCGGGTTCATCTGTATGGCACTTTTTATGGCTTTACAGATTCAAGCTAACCACCTTCAAATGACCTATTACTTGATGTTTGCGGTAATTATTTTGGGGATCGTTTATTTTATTGATGCCTACAAAAAAGGCTTGCTGAAACATTATTTCAAATCCATCGGGATCCTCGTGGGTGCGGTGGTGATTGCCTTAGGAACAAATGCAGCCAACTTATTAACTACTAGTGAGTATACAGGTGAAAGTACCCGTGGTAAATCTCCTATTAGTATTAACGCTCAAGGCGAAAGCATCTCTACCGACTCAGGTCTCGATTACGATTACATTACGCAGTATAGTTACGGCTTCGTAGAAACCATAAATATGCTCATCCCAAGATTTGTGGGAGGAGGAAGCGGTATGCGCCCTGAAGAAGATAGTAATACGGTAGCCTATTTGACAAGTCTGGGACTTCCCAAAGCTCAAGCCATGCAGTTTGCAGAGTCTGGAGTACCCATGTACTGGGGCGACCAGCCGATTGTAGAAGCTCCTGCCTATATGGGAGCGGGTGTTATTTTCTTGGCGATCCTTGCTCTTTTTCTCTTGGAAGGCAAGCTGATAAAATGGGCAGTAGGTGTTTCCTTATTTGCGGTAATAATTGCTTGGGGTAAAAATGTAGATTGGCTTACACAGTTTTTAATCGGCTATATGCCTTTATGGAATAAGTTCAGAGCGATTACCTCAGTCCTGGTGTTGATTGAACTTTGTTTCCCACTGCTGGCCATGGCTGGTTTGTATTGCCTGTTTGTAAAAAAAATCCCTTCTCAAGAAAAGCTAAAAGCAGTTTTGTATTCCAGCGCCATCGTGGGAGGATTATGCGCGCTATTTGCCGTTTTGGGTAAATCCATATTTGATTTTACATCGCCCTATGATATCAATTTCATTCAAGAAGATCAATTGGGATTACCCTTTGTAAAAGCGATTAGAGAAGACCGCTGGGTTTTAATGCGCGATGATTCCCTCAGATCTTTGTTGATTATCGGATTGATAACTGGAATACTTTACCTCACTCTAAAAGAGAAAATTAAACAAAACTTAGCTCTGGTATTGATCGGTGCGGTTTGTTTGTTTGATCTGGTTGATTTTAACTTGAACTATGTAAATGCAGACAGTTTTATATCAGCGAGAGAGTACGATAATATTTTCCCTGAATACGGAGCTGATAAAGCGATACAAAAAGATCCCTCTCACTTTAGGGTTTATGACTTGACTACAGATCCAGTAACCAGTTCACGTGCGAGCAACTTCCATCACGCCTTGGGAGGCTATCATCCAGCAAAACCAGCTCGTTTCAACAACTTGGTGGACTTCTACTTGAGAGATGAGCAAGGAAGAATGGGAGTCGATGAGAACACCATCGAGATCCTTTCCATGTTTAATGTCAAGTATTTCATTCAAGAGCAGGAAGATGGTGTCAAGCCTATTGAGAACCCGCTGAATTTGGGACCAGCCTGGTTTGTGAATGAAGTGATACCAGTGAGCAATCAAAATGAGGAAATACTTTCATTAAGAAACCTAAAAGGCGATGCCGTAGCTTTTATTACTCAAGAAGAGCAAGAGAAAATAAATCTTACCAAGGTAGGCAAAGACAGCTCTGCAACCATAGAACTTACAAGCTATCACCCAGAAAAGCTGGTCTATTCTACCCAAAACTCAAAAGATGGTTTAGCCGTTTTTGCAGAAATGTATTACCCGCACGGCTGGAAAGCTACTGTTGATGGTCAGGAAGTTCCTATTGCTCGGGTAAACTATACCTTGCGAGGTGTAATGGTTCCAGCGGGTAATCATGAGATCGAGTTAACCTTTGAGCCTCAGGTTGTCAAAACAGGAACTTACGTCATGTTAGGCTCTAATATCCTGCTCGTTATCTGTTTAGGACTCATCGTTTTTTGGAAAGTAAAGAACAAGGAATAA
- a CDS encoding T9SS type A sorting domain-containing protein: protein MLSSLIKEDVSVLQSKPDIKIESDRINEVITITSETEIRKLDIEIFNLLGKKVAQGSLDLHDKSVQFSVAGLSNGLYILVARTETGKRRSFKFVK from the coding sequence ATGTTAAGTTCTTTAATAAAAGAAGATGTGTCGGTCTTGCAATCAAAGCCAGACATTAAAATTGAATCAGATCGAATAAATGAAGTTATCACAATCACTTCTGAAACAGAGATAAGAAAATTGGATATTGAGATCTTTAACTTGCTAGGTAAGAAAGTGGCACAAGGCTCGCTAGATCTACATGATAAATCAGTTCAATTCTCGGTGGCAGGTTTGAGTAATGGTTTGTATATTCTGGTCGCCAGGACAGAAACCGGGAAAAGAAGAAGCTTCAAATTCGTGAAATAG
- a CDS encoding DUF6503 family protein, whose amino-acid sequence MKKVSFLLLCLGLSITSCTEPQPDADELIAKTIKAHGADKMAQGKLAFNFRGIDYVVTRDNGLFTYERITIQNQDSVVDRLTNDGFKRTINDSVVTLQPEKKSTLSSSLNSVIYLGQLPFSLDGPAVYKKYLGETTINEIKYYEVEVTFDENGGGEDHEDVFIYWINQADFMIDYFAYSFCEEECGFRFRESYNRRNINGMIVQDYHNYSPIDSDAKLENLEEHFEQGKLEKVSDIELKRVSGD is encoded by the coding sequence ATGAAAAAAGTATCCTTTCTATTGCTCTGTTTAGGTCTGTCAATCACCAGTTGTACTGAGCCTCAACCAGATGCTGACGAGCTGATTGCAAAAACTATCAAGGCACACGGCGCTGATAAAATGGCGCAAGGAAAATTAGCTTTCAATTTCAGAGGGATTGATTACGTGGTGACCCGCGATAACGGACTCTTCACCTACGAGCGCATCACGATCCAAAACCAAGATAGTGTGGTGGATCGCCTCACTAATGACGGATTTAAAAGGACTATAAATGATAGCGTCGTTACTTTACAGCCAGAAAAGAAATCTACGCTCAGTTCCAGCCTGAATTCTGTGATTTACTTGGGTCAGCTGCCTTTTAGTCTCGACGGTCCAGCGGTCTATAAAAAGTATCTGGGTGAAACTACGATTAATGAAATAAAGTATTATGAAGTTGAAGTAACATTTGATGAAAATGGCGGCGGTGAGGATCACGAAGATGTTTTTATTTATTGGATTAATCAAGCAGATTTCATGATCGATTATTTCGCTTATAGTTTCTGTGAGGAGGAATGTGGGTTTCGCTTTCGCGAAAGCTACAACCGCAGAAACATCAACGGCATGATCGTGCAGGATTATCATAATTACAGCCCCATCGATAGCGATGCAAAACTCGAAAATCTAGAAGAACACTTTGAACAAGGCAAACTCGAAAAAGTCAGCGATATTGAATTGAAACGGGTGAGTGGGGATTAA